The sequence below is a genomic window from Synechococcus sp. PCC 7335.
ACCGATTGCTCCTCGAACGGCTTATCCATCATGTTATCTAGGATGTACTGAATCGAACGGCGTACCGGACCCATATCATCAATCTGAGCAAGTGCACCGAGTTCGACTAACGACTTCATGACCAAACCCGCATCCCGCTGAGCGATACCAAAAAACGTATCCATCAGCCGAGTCCGAGTGACTGCCTGAATTTGACCCATCATGCCAAAATCGTAAAAGATGAGCGCCCCATCTGTATCAACTGCAATGTTGCCAGGGTGGGGGTCCGCATGGAAAAATCCATCTGTTAGCAGTTGGCGTAGATAAGCCTCAGCGCCTAGCCTAGCCAAACGCTTACGATCGAGTCCTGCCGACTCAAGTGCCTCGTAATGACTGATCTTAATTCCAGGCATGTACTCTAGCGTCAGCACCTTAGGCGAAGTATATCGCCAGTAGATACGCGGTACCTTCACCCAGTCGACGCCTCTAAAATTGCGCCGAAATTTATCACCGTTTCGGCCCTCATGTAGAAAATCGATTTCCAACCATAGCAATCGACAGCATTCTGCGTAGATACCGAGCCAATCGCGACCGCGCCCCCACTCTTTGTGATTTTGAAAATATTCAGCAATTCCCTTCAAGATAGAAAGATCAATCTCAAAAAGTCGCGACAGCCCCGGACGCTGAATTTTAACAACAACTTCTTCTCCCGAATGCAGCTCAGCGCAATGCACTTGGCCTAAGCTAGCCGCGGCGATAGGGACAGGCTCAAAACTCTTGTACAACTCAGCCAGCGGACGGCCAAAGTCATCTTCTATTGTGCTTTTGACCTTTTCGTAGCTGAAGGCAGGCACACGGTCTTGCAGCTTCGCCAGCTCTTCGACATATTCAATGGGGAAAAGGTCAGCTCTTGTAGAGAACAACTGACCAATCTTGATAAAAGTAGGCCCCAAGCTCAAGCAGGTTTCTCGAATCCAAACTGCCATGTCCTTACGGCGTTTGGTTTGCTTTTCAGGCGTTATCTTTCCGCCATAGCTCCAAGCTTTTCCATAGAGCCAGCGCTTTGCGAGCAGCTTCAAGACAAACGACCAAATATCTATGAATCTTTGAGGTCGTGAATAGGTGCCCTTATTCCAGCGGTAGTCACCGTCCTTGTAAGTGCTACTAATATAAGCATCAGTAGCATTTGCAGCTGACCCTTGAATGGCCACTTCTCTAATCGATTTTGTTCTTGCGACTTCTTGCTCAGCAAGTCTTTCTTCAAGAACTGAACTAGGAACAACCGGAACCGAGTTGATAGAATGCCGCGAAGCTATGTCTTCAAGGGAAATCTTCTCCCCGGCATGACTTCCGTTGTGGGCTAAATGGTTGTGAGCTAGACGAGTGTTAGACAAATGGTCGTGGGCTATACGAGCTTCTACGGCAGGCCGATCAGTCTGCTGCGGTGCTGTCGCTGGGCGGGGCTCACTGTCTCTGGGAACGGCGGTCACTCAGTTTTCCTGGGCTAAAAAAAGTTTATGAGAGTAATGTTTTTAAAACTGAGTCAAGACCAACATGGTCGTACTCTGCAACATGGTAGAACAGCTTGCAGACTTAATCTAACAAATACAACTAGAAAAGTCAGTTCAAAGAATTTAGTTTTGACGATACTGCTGTATGGCAGCTCTTGCCTGCGCAATCTCAGCTCTTAAGTTGTCAATAGTCATTTGTAGATCTTCGACATCTCCGCCAGTTGTAGACCCTGTGCCGGTTGCAACGCTATCCGAAGTCACACCAGCGGCAGCCTGTTCCTGCTCCGCCCTAGCCATTACCTCTTCAGTAAACTGGCGGAAATATTCACGCTGCTCAGCATCGAACTTTCCTAGCTTACCTAGACCGTCACTAACTAGATGCTCGGCTCTTTCACTCACAGCCGCTGCCAGCGCACGTCCTACAAAAAAAGCTTGCAGCATTGATTCACTCAGTAAATGGGTTGCGTTTCTACCTTTGCAATTATAAACATCCTTTCGTGCTTCTCGCAGACAGAGATCAGCAAAATCATTCTTTCAGAGGATAGTACGAGCGCTGTATTGCCTTCTACTCCTCTGTCACCTCAGCTAGTTTCC
It includes:
- a CDS encoding AarF/ABC1/UbiB kinase family protein, producing MAIQGSAANATDAYISSTYKDGDYRWNKGTYSRPQRFIDIWSFVLKLLAKRWLYGKAWSYGGKITPEKQTKRRKDMAVWIRETCLSLGPTFIKIGQLFSTRADLFPIEYVEELAKLQDRVPAFSYEKVKSTIEDDFGRPLAELYKSFEPVPIAAASLGQVHCAELHSGEEVVVKIQRPGLSRLFEIDLSILKGIAEYFQNHKEWGRGRDWLGIYAECCRLLWLEIDFLHEGRNGDKFRRNFRGVDWVKVPRIYWRYTSPKVLTLEYMPGIKISHYEALESAGLDRKRLARLGAEAYLRQLLTDGFFHADPHPGNIAVDTDGALIFYDFGMMGQIQAVTRTRLMDTFFGIAQRDAGLVMKSLVELGALAQIDDMGPVRRSIQYILDNMMDKPFEEQSVTAISDDLYAVAYDQPFRFPATFTFVMRAFSTLEGVGKGLDPEFNFMEAAKPYATELMTNGMPGEPNGLLGEISRQAAQVGSSALSLPRRIEDTLDRLDRGDIRVRVRSIESDRILRRNSDLSLANSYTLLVGTFTLSATLLLIFEYTLAALIMGAIAVLSGVTLIRLLMRIKKADRMP
- a CDS encoding DUF6825 family protein, with product MLQAFFVGRALAAAVSERAEHLVSDGLGKLGKFDAEQREYFRQFTEEVMARAEQEQAAAGVTSDSVATGTGSTTGGDVEDLQMTIDNLRAEIAQARAAIQQYRQN